In the Apis mellifera strain DH4 linkage group LG13, Amel_HAv3.1, whole genome shotgun sequence genome, ATGTGGGGATTAAGCGGTACGAAGTCTCTGACCCACTGACATTCTCTTTAGTTACTTGGTAGGCACAAACGTCGATAATTTGCGACTTTCGATACTTTCAATGTCCGTAATCAGGATTATTGGTGGGacgatatttaagaaaagaaggTAACCATCGTTCGGAAGGGTtacgaacgatcgatcgaatctcgTCCTGAGATGCGGTTTAATCGCGGCTTGGTAACCAGTGTCGCTGCTTGCTTGACAGTTTTCTtcgtcattttaaatttaaagtcgACCATAGAGACCGTAAACAATCCggggataaatataaaagagccTTACGTTGGGGAACAAAATATCCACAAGGATCaggtaaattgaattataaatttaaatatcacgatttaaaaatttaacgaagctttaaacgatattatataaattcaacttCGAACAACGCATCGATCTAGTTTAGGCTGTGCATCGCAGTGAAAGTGCATGCGGTGAAAGAATGTAATTATTGGAAAGTGATCTTTCCCCTTCATgcattttatcaaaatgaaagAGGTCCACGATTGCGAGAGATATATCGCGGGCGttccttttctctcgtttaataataagttgttgaatttattaaatttattaaatttattatcattgcgCATTGTTGCTATTAACACGAGATTTTACTTTGCAGACGTATCGATATGTTACCCCCTCTCTCGCGGAATTAGCTGCCCGTGGAGCTTTGCCGAAGATGaacaaacatattttaatgttgACCCGCGTACCCGACGCAGGGGCCGAACTGTTCGTCCTGTTGCTGCAACGTTTGCAGGGCTACAATGCATTTAAGCACATACGATTGCCGCCTGGCGATCACGGCCTTCTGTCAACTCTGCAAgaggtaaaatttaataattaaattaatattcaatcggATTGCTCGTCCTCGATATTCAatcttatctttcttttcttatatacgaatatcaatcctgattaatttcgattcattTATTCGTGTGAATGGTTAATTGATCGTGGAATAGATCCTCGTAAAATGATCGTTGCACTTTGCACTCTCGCAGTCGTTTTCAGTGTTGCAATCCAAGTGTTGTGCCACTTTCGTCTTTCCAATTAAAGTAACCGGGCGggaaataatacttatttggAGCATGTTTAGATGAATTCAGGAAGATGGCgcgaaagttaataaatatgaaaaaattttatatatatatttatagaagacagttttttttccttctttgtaAATAACATTAACGTATGCTATTTCGTAGGAACTTTTGGTAGAAGAAATTACCAACATCATAAGGCAGGAAGCGATTCCTTTAAGTTTCGACGGAGATGTCagattcttgaatttttccaAGTTCGGCCGAGAGTCTCCATCGTTTATTTCTTTAGTAAGGAATCCTATAGGAGTGCAAAATTTTCTGaggtaaaagaatttttatacgaattatttcaactagaaataatatattccctTGCCTGTCgtgtaataatagtaaatttaataaagcgtGTGTCGAATTTATGCCACTTTTCAGATATCACGAGAGACGAAGAAATATGGTGGAAAATAGAGCCATACCCATATTTTGCGGCCAAGATCCTCGATGCTCGTGAGTGTTAGATCGAtaactgattttttttctttttcctagcACATTTCTCTCGATCTTTCTCCGCGATCTTAATtacagagaaataaataacaagtGGGCGTTGCAACGGGCCAAAGCGAATGTCGTTGAATGGTATCCCGTTGTCGGGATATTGGAGTACATGGAACAATCGATAGACATACTGGAATAcaaatttccatatttctttCGAGGTGCTAAGCatagttacaaaaaaattcgtaagTAATTATAAGAAGCTGTTACAATTGCacgttatacatatatttaagagatattttatCTTGATCCGTTTCATTCAGAATCAAAAAATAGACACTTTCCCGATCCcacatttatgttaaattcgCAAGAAGGGTATAACATTTTGTCGAAACTCTTCGAGGATGAAATAGAGTTTTATCAATGGTTGAAACTTCGACTTTTGAACGAAACGTCGAGGAGGAAACGGTGATGGGGGCCAATATTTGTCATCGAA is a window encoding:
- the LOC100576508 gene encoding uronyl 2-sulfotransferase produces the protein MRFNRGLVTSVAACLTVFFVILNLKSTIETVNNPGINIKEPYVGEQNIHKDQTYRYVTPSLAELAARGALPKMNKHILMLTRVPDAGAELFVLLLQRLQGYNAFKHIRLPPGDHGLLSTLQEELLVEEITNIIRQEAIPLSFDGDVRFLNFSKFGRESPSFISLVRNPIGVQNFLRYHERRRNMVENRAIPIFCGQDPRCSEINNKWALQRAKANVVEWYPVVGILEYMEQSIDILEYKFPYFFRGAKHSYKKIQSKNRHFPDPTFMLNSQEGYNILSKLFEDEIEFYQWLKLRLLNETSRRKR